Proteins co-encoded in one Archangium lipolyticum genomic window:
- the sufB gene encoding Fe-S cluster assembly protein SufB, which yields MSTPTIQELTKRQYEAGFVTEVESETIPRGLNEDVIRLISAKKNEPDFMLEWRLRAYRHWLTLKEPRWQKVDYAPIDYQDIIYYSAPKQKPKLDSLDQVDPEILKTYAKLGIPLEEQKLLQNVAVDAVFDSVSVATTFKDKLAKAGVIFCSFSEAVREHPELVKKYLGTVVPHSDNYFAALNSAVFSDGSFVYVPKGVRCPMELSTYFRINAENTGQFERTLIVADEGSYVSYLEGCTAPMRDTNQLHAAVVELVAMDGATIKYSTVQNWYPGDEQGRGGIYNFVTKRGIAHDRAKISWTQVETGSAITWKYPSVILKGDDSVGEFYSVALANHRQQADTGTKMIHLGRNTKSTIVSKGISAGHGQNTYRGLVKVLKSAEGARNYTQCDSLLLGSKCGAHTLPYIEVKNSSSQVEHEASTSKIGEDQLFYCQQRGISKEDAVSMIVNGFCRQVFKELPMEFAVEAQKLLSVSLEGSVG from the coding sequence ATGAGCACGCCAACCATCCAGGAGCTCACGAAGCGTCAGTACGAAGCGGGCTTCGTCACCGAGGTGGAGTCCGAGACCATTCCTCGCGGGTTGAACGAGGACGTCATCCGGCTCATCTCCGCCAAGAAGAACGAGCCGGACTTCATGCTCGAGTGGCGTCTGCGCGCCTACCGGCACTGGCTCACCCTCAAGGAGCCGCGCTGGCAGAAGGTGGACTACGCGCCCATCGACTACCAGGACATCATCTATTACTCGGCGCCCAAGCAGAAGCCGAAGCTGGACAGCCTGGACCAGGTGGATCCGGAGATCCTCAAGACGTACGCCAAGCTCGGCATTCCGCTGGAGGAGCAGAAGCTGCTGCAGAACGTGGCGGTGGACGCCGTGTTCGACTCGGTGTCCGTGGCCACCACCTTCAAGGACAAGCTGGCCAAGGCCGGCGTCATCTTCTGCTCCTTCTCCGAGGCCGTGCGCGAGCACCCCGAGCTGGTGAAGAAGTACCTGGGCACGGTGGTGCCGCACTCGGACAACTACTTCGCGGCGCTCAACTCGGCGGTGTTCAGCGACGGCTCGTTCGTCTACGTGCCCAAGGGCGTGCGCTGCCCCATGGAGCTGTCCACCTACTTCCGCATCAACGCGGAGAACACCGGCCAGTTCGAGCGCACCCTCATCGTCGCCGACGAGGGCAGCTACGTGAGCTACCTCGAGGGCTGCACCGCGCCCATGCGCGACACCAACCAGCTCCACGCCGCCGTGGTGGAGCTCGTCGCCATGGACGGGGCCACCATCAAGTACTCCACCGTGCAGAACTGGTACCCCGGTGACGAGCAGGGCCGCGGCGGCATCTACAACTTCGTCACCAAGCGCGGCATCGCCCACGACCGGGCCAAGATTTCGTGGACCCAGGTGGAGACGGGCTCGGCCATCACCTGGAAGTACCCCAGCGTCATCCTCAAGGGGGATGACTCGGTGGGCGAGTTCTACTCGGTGGCGCTCGCCAACCACCGGCAGCAGGCGGACACGGGGACGAAGATGATCCACCTGGGCCGCAACACGAAGAGCACCATCGTGTCCAAGGGCATCTCCGCCGGCCACGGGCAGAACACCTACCGGGGCCTCGTGAAGGTGCTCAAGAGCGCCGAGGGCGCGCGCAACTACACGCAGTGCGACTCGCTGCTGCTCGGGAGCAAGTGCGGCGCCCATACGCTGCCGTACATCGAGGTGAAGAACTCCTCCTCGCAGGTGGAGCACGAGGCGTCCACGTCCAAGATTGGCGAGGACCAGCTCTTCTACTGCCAGCAGCGGGGCATCTCGAAGGAAGACGCCGTATCGATGATCGTCAATGGCTTCTGCCGGCAGGTCTTCAAGGAGCTGCCCATGGAGTTCGCCGTGGAGGCGCAGAAGCTGCTCAGCGTGAGCCTGGAAGGAAGCGTGGGATGA
- the sufD gene encoding Fe-S cluster assembly protein SufD, producing MTEAGLQHYLDLAERFQAERAAGAPAWLRTLRQEGIAQLARQGFPTSRNEDWKYTNVAPITGHAFCPVRTVHEAGVEAAVARLALPGTGPLAVFVDGWFVRELSRLEGAPEGLSVRSLREALTKDGEGLEAVVGQRARAESNGFTALNAALLEEGAVVRVAPGTVCPEPVQLLFLTRGDNTVALASPRVVVVAGENSELTLVESYVGAAPGVSFTNAVTEVVLGAGARVTHLKLQAESETAFHIGALHVSQGRDSRFASHVISLGGALARNEVHAHFAAEGGECTLNGLYVGHGSQHLDNWTNLDHAHPRCTSRELYKGVLDDKARGTFHGKVLVRPDAQRTDARQSNRNLLLSEAAMADARPQLEILADDVKCAHGATVGRLDEQALFYLRSRGIPRADAEWLLTHAFATEVVGAVPLAPLREQVELLLARKLPGSSKEGRA from the coding sequence GTGACGGAAGCGGGGCTGCAGCACTACCTCGACCTGGCCGAGCGCTTCCAGGCGGAGAGGGCCGCGGGCGCTCCCGCGTGGCTGCGCACCTTGCGGCAGGAGGGCATCGCGCAGCTGGCGCGCCAGGGTTTCCCCACCTCGAGGAACGAGGATTGGAAGTACACGAACGTGGCGCCCATCACCGGCCATGCCTTCTGCCCCGTGCGCACCGTGCACGAGGCGGGGGTGGAGGCGGCGGTGGCGCGGCTCGCCCTGCCGGGCACGGGGCCACTGGCGGTGTTCGTGGATGGCTGGTTCGTCCGGGAGCTGTCCCGGCTGGAGGGCGCACCCGAGGGACTCTCGGTGCGCAGCCTGCGCGAGGCGCTCACGAAGGACGGAGAGGGGTTGGAGGCGGTGGTGGGCCAGCGGGCGCGCGCGGAGTCGAACGGCTTCACCGCGCTCAACGCGGCGCTGCTGGAGGAGGGCGCGGTGGTGCGGGTTGCTCCTGGGACGGTGTGCCCCGAGCCCGTGCAACTGCTGTTCCTTACGCGCGGTGACAACACCGTGGCGCTGGCGAGCCCCCGGGTGGTGGTGGTGGCCGGGGAGAACAGCGAGCTCACGCTGGTGGAGAGCTACGTGGGCGCGGCGCCGGGTGTCTCCTTCACCAACGCGGTGACGGAGGTGGTGCTGGGCGCGGGGGCGCGGGTCACGCACCTCAAGCTTCAGGCCGAGTCGGAGACGGCCTTCCACATCGGCGCCCTGCACGTGTCGCAGGGCCGGGACAGCCGCTTCGCCTCGCACGTCATCTCGCTGGGTGGGGCGCTGGCCCGCAACGAGGTGCACGCCCATTTCGCGGCCGAGGGCGGCGAGTGCACCCTCAACGGGCTGTACGTGGGCCACGGCTCGCAGCACCTGGACAACTGGACGAACCTGGACCACGCGCACCCGCGCTGCACCAGCCGGGAGCTGTACAAGGGCGTGCTGGACGACAAGGCACGCGGCACCTTCCACGGCAAGGTGCTGGTGCGGCCGGACGCGCAGCGGACGGATGCGCGCCAGAGCAACCGCAACCTCCTGCTGTCGGAGGCGGCGATGGCGGACGCACGGCCGCAGTTGGAGATTCTGGCGGATGACGTGAAGTGCGCGCACGGCGCGACGGTGGGCCGCCTGGACGAGCAGGCGCTCTTCTACCTGCGCTCGCGCGGCATTCCCCGGGCGGACGCGGAGTGGCTGCTGACGCATGCCTTCGCGACCGAGGTGGTGGGCGCGGTGCCGCTGGCGCCGCTGAGGGAGCAGGTGGAGCTATTGCTGGCGCGCAAGCTGCCAGGGTCGTCGAAGGAGGGACGGGCATGA
- a CDS encoding HEAT repeat domain-containing protein, producing MKKLGVGLLLALVGGGSLAWWKWGRGDAAGLSLTCVPGQSRAYALSYESRGQMSDPAFGFSLGASPEGQSAETVVTGRWRETCVRTDATSHVLEVSVEDAKGHFRSGGGIGGGGAPMGARELVEGKSFVVMGSDGSVRSIHFDPSFSPLGENILRDMLSMRSVSLKGPLRDGGSWTSEEEDVNGRYNASYALALPGPDLARVTKVRQEYLATGSGQDMKTVKPLVRALPGSESTLELELDTYQLRSLRSRVEVSLTFGGRTFGQTTGSLALTPDTGAAPPTVDPQALQRAFSAQVSRGVRAGDLAARDADARIEERIQREELGDETWQSLLEKVGAASPDRAKLFLKFRALFLLHPETCQDASKLLALSKGPHELDFQLVAGALVSAGTPEAQQALVAAIEATGDRLPHQRTLTPLLGMVAKPTEATESALHALVRDHALGEVRDTARLALGNMARTLQEQEPGRAERLVQEGVEFARSARNLEERVVAIQTLGNTGSPQGFEYLSQSVKDPNAAVRQKGVSALRFIETEAAERLLLEVASRDEAASVRGEAVVSLSFRRLSAATVGELLRRVRQDPSESVRQLIVKVLADEAPRYLEIRETLEQVSREDASSSVRKVATLVLLRLDSSEGS from the coding sequence ATGAAGAAGCTAGGCGTGGGGCTGCTCCTGGCGCTCGTCGGGGGCGGATCGCTGGCATGGTGGAAGTGGGGCCGTGGGGATGCGGCGGGCTTGTCGCTCACGTGTGTCCCGGGGCAGTCCCGCGCCTATGCCTTGTCTTATGAGTCTCGCGGGCAGATGTCCGACCCGGCCTTCGGCTTCTCCCTGGGTGCTTCGCCGGAGGGGCAGTCCGCCGAGACGGTGGTGACGGGCCGCTGGCGGGAGACGTGTGTGCGCACGGATGCCACGAGTCACGTCCTCGAGGTGTCCGTCGAGGACGCCAAGGGCCACTTCCGCTCGGGTGGTGGGATCGGGGGCGGTGGCGCTCCGATGGGAGCGCGGGAGCTGGTGGAGGGCAAGAGCTTCGTGGTGATGGGCTCCGATGGGAGCGTGCGGTCCATCCACTTCGATCCCAGCTTCTCTCCCCTGGGAGAGAACATCCTGAGGGACATGCTGTCGATGCGCTCGGTGAGCCTGAAGGGCCCCCTGCGCGACGGCGGGAGCTGGACCTCGGAGGAGGAGGATGTCAACGGCCGGTACAACGCCTCCTATGCCCTCGCGTTGCCCGGGCCGGACCTCGCCCGGGTCACCAAGGTTCGTCAGGAGTACCTGGCCACCGGCTCCGGGCAGGATATGAAGACGGTAAAGCCCCTGGTTCGTGCCCTGCCCGGCAGTGAGAGCACGCTGGAGCTCGAGCTCGACACGTACCAGCTCCGGAGCCTGCGCTCCCGCGTGGAGGTCTCGCTCACGTTCGGCGGCCGGACCTTCGGTCAGACCACCGGCAGCCTGGCGCTGACTCCAGACACGGGCGCGGCCCCGCCGACGGTGGACCCCCAGGCGCTGCAGCGGGCCTTCTCGGCCCAGGTCTCCCGGGGAGTGCGGGCAGGTGATCTCGCGGCGCGCGACGCCGATGCCCGTATCGAGGAGCGCATCCAGCGGGAGGAACTCGGGGACGAGACCTGGCAGTCCCTGCTGGAGAAGGTGGGCGCGGCCTCGCCGGACCGGGCGAAGCTCTTCCTCAAGTTCAGGGCGCTCTTCCTGCTGCATCCGGAGACCTGCCAGGACGCCAGCAAGCTGCTCGCGCTCTCCAAGGGTCCCCACGAGCTGGATTTCCAGCTCGTGGCCGGAGCGCTCGTCTCCGCGGGGACTCCGGAAGCCCAGCAGGCGCTGGTGGCCGCCATCGAGGCCACCGGGGACCGGCTCCCCCATCAACGGACACTGACCCCGTTGCTCGGCATGGTCGCCAAACCCACCGAGGCCACGGAGTCGGCGCTCCATGCGCTCGTGCGCGACCATGCCCTGGGCGAGGTGCGTGACACGGCGCGCCTGGCGCTCGGGAACATGGCCCGTACGCTCCAGGAGCAGGAGCCGGGGCGCGCGGAGCGGCTCGTGCAGGAGGGCGTCGAGTTCGCGCGCTCCGCGCGGAACCTGGAGGAGCGGGTGGTGGCCATCCAGACGCTCGGCAATACGGGCTCGCCCCAGGGCTTCGAGTACCTCTCCCAATCCGTCAAGGACCCGAATGCCGCGGTCCGCCAGAAGGGCGTCTCGGCCCTGCGCTTCATCGAGACCGAGGCCGCGGAGCGCCTGCTGCTCGAGGTGGCATCGCGGGACGAGGCCGCCAGCGTGCGGGGCGAGGCGGTGGTCTCCCTCTCGTTCCGGCGGCTCTCGGCTGCCACGGTGGGGGAGCTCCTCCGGCGGGTCCGCCAGGATCCCTCCGAGAGCGTGCGGCAGTTGATCGTCAAGGTGTTGGCGGATGAGGCGCCCCGCTACCTGGAGATCCGGGAGACGCTGGAGCAGGTGAGCCGGGAGGATGCCTCGTCCTCCGTGCGCAAGGTGGCCACGCTCGTCCTGCTGCGGCTCGATTCGTCCGAAGGCTCGTGA
- the sufC gene encoding Fe-S cluster assembly ATPase SufC — MKPLLSIKDLHVRVAGREVLKGINLELMPGEVHAIMGPNGSGKSTLSQVLSGRETYEVTKGEVLFDGKDLLSLPPEARAHAGVFMAFQYPVEIPGVGNLHFLRTALNARRRTEGKEELDAMDFLQLAREKSKLVQLDQAFMQRSVNEGFSGGEKKRNEIFQMAVLEPKLAILDETDSGLDIDALRIVSGGINALRSPERSMLVITHYQRLLEYVVPDKVSVLAAGKIVRTGGRELALELEKKGYAWLGEGKGPGKEARP; from the coding sequence ATGAAGCCGCTGCTCAGCATCAAGGACCTGCACGTGCGCGTGGCGGGTCGCGAGGTCCTCAAGGGAATCAACCTGGAGCTCATGCCCGGCGAGGTGCACGCCATCATGGGCCCCAATGGCTCGGGGAAGAGCACCCTGTCGCAGGTGCTCTCCGGCCGCGAGACGTACGAGGTGACGAAGGGTGAGGTGCTCTTCGATGGCAAGGACCTGCTGTCCCTGCCGCCCGAGGCGCGTGCCCACGCGGGCGTCTTCATGGCCTTTCAGTACCCGGTGGAGATTCCGGGCGTGGGCAACCTGCACTTCCTGCGCACGGCGCTCAATGCCCGGCGGCGCACCGAGGGCAAGGAGGAGCTGGATGCCATGGACTTCCTCCAGCTCGCCCGGGAGAAGTCCAAGCTGGTGCAGCTGGACCAGGCCTTCATGCAGCGCTCGGTGAACGAGGGCTTCTCCGGCGGCGAGAAGAAGCGCAACGAGATCTTCCAGATGGCGGTGCTGGAGCCGAAGCTGGCCATCCTCGACGAGACGGACTCGGGGCTGGACATCGACGCGCTGCGGATCGTCTCCGGGGGCATCAACGCGCTGCGCTCGCCGGAGCGGAGCATGCTCGTCATCACCCACTACCAGCGGCTGCTGGAGTACGTGGTGCCGGACAAGGTGTCGGTGCTGGCGGCCGGGAAGATCGTCCGCACGGGCGGGCGCGAGCTGGCGCTGGAGCTGGAGAAGAAGGGCTACGCGTGGCTGGGCGAGGGCAAGGGCCCGGGGAAGGAGGCGCGGCCGTGA
- a CDS encoding SUF system Fe-S cluster assembly regulator, with protein sequence MLRMSKMTDYGIVLLTELARAGSETRTARELAAGTGVPLPSVSKVLKGLQGAGLLVSHRGASGGYGLARPADGIPLTEIITALEGPVSLTECGAHGAHPPAGTCELETVCRVRGHWRIINRTIQDALGRLTLADLCAPVPRLVGLGVPSRPAAPAQNPNSTSATAGGVPS encoded by the coding sequence ATGCTCCGGATGAGCAAGATGACCGACTACGGCATCGTGCTGCTGACCGAGCTGGCGCGCGCTGGGAGCGAGACGCGCACGGCGAGGGAGTTGGCGGCCGGTACCGGTGTGCCCCTGCCCTCGGTGAGCAAGGTGCTCAAGGGGCTGCAGGGCGCTGGCCTGCTGGTGTCCCACCGGGGGGCGAGCGGCGGCTACGGCCTGGCCCGGCCCGCTGATGGCATTCCCCTCACGGAGATCATCACCGCGCTCGAGGGGCCCGTGTCCCTCACCGAGTGTGGCGCGCATGGCGCCCATCCGCCCGCGGGGACCTGCGAGCTGGAGACGGTGTGCCGGGTACGTGGCCACTGGCGCATCATCAACCGCACCATCCAGGACGCGCTCGGGCGGTTGACCCTGGCGGACCTGTGCGCGCCGGTGCCGCGCCTCGTCGGCCTCGGGGTGCCCTCGCGCCCGGCGGCTCCGGCCCAGAACCCCAATTCCACCTCCGCTACCGCGGGAGGAGTTCCCTCATGA
- a CDS encoding cysteine desulfurase: MSGAPLDVARIRADFPILHQEVRGRPLVYLDSAATTQKPQAVIDALVRYYTHDNANVHRGVHALSERATQAYEGARERVRRFINARDAKEIIFVRGCTEAVNLLAQTFGRSKVGPGDEVLITAMEHHSNIVPWQMLCQQVGATLKVVPVDERGDLRMEQLDALLTERTRLLAVTHVSNALGTVNPVREIVKRAHGKGVPVLVDGAQALQHFRVDVQELDCDFYAFSGHKVFGPTGIGVLYGKSAMLEPLPPWQGGGDMILTVTMEKTVYNRLPYRLEAGTPDISGAVGLAAALDYVESVGLEAIAAHDRELLEYGARALEGVPGVKLMSRARERSGVLSFIMEDVHAHDVGTILDREGVAIRAGHHCAQPLLSCFGVAATVRASLAMYNTREDIDALVRGLHKVREVFA, encoded by the coding sequence ATGAGCGGAGCACCTCTGGACGTGGCGCGCATCCGCGCGGACTTCCCCATCCTCCACCAGGAGGTGCGGGGCCGGCCGCTGGTGTACCTGGACAGCGCGGCGACGACGCAGAAGCCCCAGGCCGTCATCGACGCGCTGGTGCGCTACTACACGCACGACAACGCCAACGTGCACCGCGGCGTGCACGCGCTCTCCGAGCGGGCCACCCAGGCCTACGAGGGTGCTCGCGAGCGGGTGCGCCGGTTCATCAACGCGCGCGACGCGAAGGAGATCATCTTCGTGCGCGGCTGCACCGAGGCCGTCAACCTGCTGGCGCAGACGTTCGGGCGCAGCAAGGTGGGCCCCGGTGACGAGGTGCTCATCACCGCCATGGAGCACCACTCCAACATCGTTCCCTGGCAGATGCTCTGCCAGCAGGTGGGCGCCACGCTGAAGGTGGTGCCGGTGGACGAGCGGGGTGACCTGCGCATGGAGCAGCTCGACGCGCTGCTGACGGAGCGCACGCGGCTGCTCGCGGTGACGCACGTGTCCAACGCGCTGGGCACGGTGAACCCGGTGCGGGAGATCGTGAAGCGGGCCCATGGGAAGGGCGTACCCGTGCTGGTGGACGGGGCGCAGGCGCTACAGCACTTCCGCGTGGACGTGCAGGAGCTGGACTGCGACTTCTACGCGTTCTCCGGACACAAGGTGTTCGGGCCCACGGGCATCGGCGTGCTGTACGGGAAGAGCGCGATGTTGGAGCCGCTGCCTCCCTGGCAGGGTGGTGGGGACATGATCCTCACCGTCACCATGGAGAAGACGGTCTACAACCGGCTGCCGTACCGCCTCGAGGCGGGGACGCCGGACATCTCGGGGGCGGTGGGACTGGCGGCGGCGCTCGACTACGTGGAGTCGGTGGGGCTGGAGGCCATCGCGGCGCACGACCGGGAGCTGCTGGAGTACGGGGCGCGGGCGCTGGAGGGCGTGCCGGGCGTGAAGCTGATGAGCCGGGCGCGCGAGCGCTCGGGGGTGCTGTCCTTCATCATGGAGGACGTGCACGCGCACGACGTGGGCACCATCCTGGACCGGGAGGGCGTCGCCATCCGGGCGGGCCACCACTGCGCGCAGCCGCTGCTGTCGTGCTTCGGGGTGGCGGCCACGGTGCGCGCGTCGCTGGCGATGTACAACACGCGCGAGGACATCGACGCGCTCGTGCGCGGGCTGCACAAGGTTCGGGAGGTGTTCGCATGA
- the sufT gene encoding putative Fe-S cluster assembly protein SufT, with protein MRGLLTPLARDCEVTMIPSGERVMVPAGTEVRVLQTLGGNVTVQGDYGQLMRVDEKDADALGADYVAQNPKPAESASQAVEGEFDEERVWEQLRTVYDPEIPVNIVELGLVYQCKATPLPEGGQRVEIQMTVTAPGCGMGPVLVDDVRRKVQDVPGVKEANVELVWDPPWDQSRMSDVARLQLGWM; from the coding sequence ATGAGGGGTTTACTGACACCGCTCGCACGTGACTGCGAGGTGACGATGATTCCCAGCGGCGAGCGGGTGATGGTGCCCGCGGGCACCGAGGTGCGGGTGCTCCAGACGCTCGGCGGGAACGTGACCGTGCAGGGGGACTACGGGCAGCTCATGCGCGTCGACGAGAAGGACGCGGATGCGCTGGGCGCCGACTATGTCGCGCAGAACCCGAAGCCCGCCGAGTCCGCGTCACAGGCCGTGGAGGGCGAGTTCGACGAGGAGCGCGTCTGGGAGCAGCTCCGCACGGTGTACGACCCGGAGATTCCGGTGAACATCGTGGAGCTGGGGCTGGTGTACCAGTGCAAGGCCACGCCGCTGCCGGAGGGAGGGCAGCGGGTGGAGATCCAGATGACGGTGACGGCTCCGGGATGTGGCATGGGGCCGGTGCTGGTGGACGACGTGCGGCGCAAGGTGCAGGACGTGCCCGGGGTGAAGGAGGCGAACGTCGAGCTGGTGTGGGATCCGCCCTGGGATCAGAGCCGCATGTCGGACGTGGCGCGGCTGCAGCTCGGGTGGATGTAG
- the sufU gene encoding Fe-S cluster assembly sulfur transfer protein SufU, with the protein MSSDLQDLYQEVVLEHGKRPRNFREVEGANRRADGYNPLCGDQLTVTLRMEGDVIKDVGFVGQGCAISRASASLMTGAVKELTRAQAEELFDLVHKLVMEGPEGLDTEALGKLAVLSGVNEFPSRVKCASLAWHALRAALEGKASSVSTE; encoded by the coding sequence ATGAGCTCGGATCTGCAGGACCTCTATCAAGAGGTGGTGCTGGAGCACGGCAAGCGTCCGCGCAATTTCCGCGAGGTGGAGGGCGCCAACCGGCGGGCCGACGGTTACAACCCGCTGTGTGGCGACCAGCTCACGGTGACGCTGCGGATGGAGGGCGATGTCATCAAGGACGTGGGCTTCGTGGGGCAGGGATGCGCCATCTCACGGGCCTCGGCGTCGCTGATGACGGGGGCGGTGAAGGAGCTGACGCGGGCCCAGGCCGAGGAGCTCTTCGATCTGGTGCACAAGCTGGTGATGGAGGGCCCCGAGGGATTGGACACGGAGGCGCTGGGGAAGCTGGCGGTGCTGTCCGGGGTGAACGAGTTCCCGTCCCGGGTGAAGTGCGCGAGCCTGGCATGGCATGCGCTGCGAGCGGCGCTCGAGGGCAAGGCGTCCTCGGTCTCGACGGAGTAG